The proteins below come from a single Ktedonobacterales bacterium genomic window:
- a CDS encoding DinB family protein yields the protein MTFISTLEQTRAQWEAALAQMDEHHMLRPGILGNWSVKDLVAHVSWYEREMLPVIRLHVFTGSEWWTLPTDERNVLIYQQNSHRPLQEIIHEGQHSYSDLLEAVHSLSDEDLNDPRRFSDMPDDWVPWQIFAANSSEHYQDHLPALRTWVADR from the coding sequence ATGACCTTCATCAGCACGCTGGAGCAGACACGAGCCCAATGGGAGGCCGCACTCGCACAGATGGACGAGCATCACATGCTCCGGCCGGGGATTCTGGGAAACTGGTCAGTCAAAGACCTGGTCGCCCATGTCAGTTGGTACGAGCGTGAGATGCTGCCCGTCATCCGCCTGCACGTTTTTACCGGCTCCGAATGGTGGACACTGCCCACCGATGAGCGCAATGTGCTGATCTATCAACAGAACAGCCATCGCCCTTTGCAGGAGATCATTCACGAAGGACAGCACTCCTACAGCGATCTGCTCGAAGCCGTTCACAGTCTCAGTGACGAAGACCTCAATGATCCTCGTCGCTTCAGCGATATGCCAGATGACTGGGTCCCTTGGCAGATCTTCGCGGCAAACTCGTCTGAGCACTATCAGGATCACCTGCCCGCGCTGCGCACATGGGTCGCGGACAGGTAG
- a CDS encoding IS256 family transposase codes for MPIRRELIDELLQDYPNPQGILAEDGLLKQLTKAVIERCLETELDTHLGYSKHARQGNATGNKRNGHSQKTLKGEQGQVEIEVPRDRQGSFEPQLVQKGQTRLEGFDDKIIALYARGMTTRDIQAQLHDLYGVEVSATLISNVTEAVLDEVRQWQARPLEALYPIVYFDCLVVKVREHQHIVNKSVYLALGVNLSGYKELLGMWIAQSEGTKFWLSVLTELPNRGLKDIFIACVDGLASFPEAIEAVFPQTRVQLCMVHLVRSSLRSVSYKHLKEVATDLKAIYTTSTEADAELQLELFSEKWDTRYPNISKAWRAHWARVIPLFAFPAEIRKVIYTTNAIESMNMTLRKVTRHHRIFPSDEAVFKVVYLPMRNLSQRWTMPIHDWKPALNRFAIEFGERFP; via the coding sequence ATGCCAATTCGACGCGAACTGATTGATGAATTGCTGCAAGACTATCCCAACCCGCAGGGCATCCTGGCGGAAGATGGCTTGCTGAAGCAACTGACCAAGGCCGTGATCGAGCGCTGCCTGGAAACGGAACTGGATACGCACCTGGGTTATTCCAAACATGCGCGCCAGGGCAACGCCACCGGGAACAAGCGCAATGGACACAGTCAGAAAACCCTCAAAGGCGAGCAGGGACAGGTCGAGATCGAGGTGCCCCGCGACCGCCAAGGCAGCTTCGAACCACAGCTCGTCCAGAAGGGGCAAACCCGGCTGGAGGGCTTTGATGACAAGATTATCGCCCTCTATGCACGCGGCATGACCACGCGCGACATTCAGGCCCAACTGCACGACCTCTACGGGGTGGAAGTCTCAGCCACCCTCATCTCGAACGTGACCGAAGCGGTGCTGGACGAGGTACGCCAGTGGCAAGCGCGCCCACTGGAAGCGCTCTATCCCATTGTCTATTTCGATTGCCTGGTGGTCAAAGTGAGAGAACATCAGCACATCGTCAACAAGTCGGTGTATTTGGCGCTCGGGGTCAACCTGAGCGGTTATAAAGAGTTGTTGGGAATGTGGATCGCCCAGAGCGAAGGGACAAAATTCTGGTTGTCCGTGTTGACCGAACTGCCGAACCGAGGGCTGAAGGATATCTTCATTGCCTGTGTGGATGGTCTCGCCAGCTTCCCGGAAGCCATTGAAGCGGTCTTTCCGCAGACGCGCGTACAACTCTGCATGGTCCATCTGGTGAGAAGCTCGCTGCGGTCTGTCTCCTACAAGCACCTGAAAGAAGTGGCGACGGATCTGAAAGCCATCTATACCACCAGTACCGAAGCAGATGCCGAGCTCCAGTTAGAACTCTTTTCGGAGAAATGGGACACCCGCTATCCCAACATCAGCAAGGCGTGGCGTGCCCACTGGGCGAGAGTCATCCCGTTGTTTGCTTTTCCGGCGGAGATTCGCAAGGTAATCTACACAACCAACGCGATTGAGTCCATGAACATGACCTTGCGCAAGGTGACGCGCCATCACCGCATCTTTCCGTCCGATGAGGCAGTCTTTAAGGTGGTTTATCTACCGATGCGCAATCTAAGCCAGAGGTGGACGATGCCAATCCACGACTGGAAGCCCGCGCTGAACCGCTTTGCGATAGAATTTGGAGAGCGGTTCCCTTAG
- a CDS encoding replication-relaxation family protein, translated as MREFVKSSHLRHCLGVNDFLICAKHLSSLYPAITIQTMLHDFILKREMHDAPVIPDGLIKFASGEAPCLWLEYDRKTEKEEAFKEKIKRMVALMEQGFDEWFETPLEQFTWAVATPFGDQRARQLRYWCEQELTALHQIHRAPVFLFAALPEHFDPAVIFLSPLWEIACEDGKHSLIEA; from the coding sequence ATGCGCGAGTTCGTCAAGTCTTCCCATCTGCGGCACTGCCTGGGAGTCAATGACTTTCTGATCTGCGCCAAACACCTGTCCTCCCTCTATCCTGCTATCACCATACAGACCATGCTGCATGATTTCATCCTCAAGCGCGAGATGCACGACGCCCCGGTGATCCCTGATGGCCTCATCAAATTTGCTTCTGGAGAAGCGCCATGTCTCTGGCTGGAATATGATCGCAAAACCGAAAAAGAAGAGGCCTTTAAAGAGAAGATCAAACGCATGGTGGCGTTGATGGAGCAGGGATTTGACGAATGGTTTGAAACGCCGCTGGAACAGTTCACCTGGGCTGTTGCCACGCCTTTTGGCGACCAGCGCGCGCGACAATTGAGATACTGGTGTGAACAAGAGCTGACCGCCTTGCACCAGATCCACCGGGCCCCCGTCTTTCTCTTTGCTGCGCTTCCTGAGCACTTTGATCCGGCTGTCATCTTTCTATCCCCACTCTGGGAGATTGCTTGTGAGGATGGAAAACACAGTTTGATTGAAGCATGA
- a CDS encoding helix-turn-helix domain-containing protein produces MRFDEMLTTGEASALTGISSSQLTKLCRAGKITSCRRGREWFIHRDDLIAYMRKWHPEIELNQEPKEIDNG; encoded by the coding sequence ATGAGGTTTGATGAGATGCTGACGACTGGCGAAGCCTCAGCCCTGACAGGAATTAGCTCGTCACAACTAACCAAGCTATGTCGCGCTGGAAAAATCACCTCGTGTCGGCGTGGCCGCGAATGGTTTATCCATCGTGACGATCTCATCGCCTACATGCGAAAGTGGCACCCTGAAATCGAATTGAACCAAGAGCCTAAAGAGATAGACAATGGCTGA
- a CDS encoding ATP-binding protein — protein MTEYGKWLLAGCILLLLLLAVIALWSVFFWLSLVLVCLGLVVLGFRVYGLVHLGITQVQLRNAAVAKARAEADQQQAIADQQHAQAAALWNQRKIIPQHAIGMMLDEPGQAQLNQVWTWSQQAGTRKTEINLLDGPEAEGPALPVAPDFRVLRREIGPNHFLLGKYLEPDTGKSVPLWAALDDIISLVTIGPQGVGKTTLARSLALQQVMHAGELHVVDYFNDVASEMRAFFPHCYAEPGETEAYAGAVLFPEMERRAALYRAGERQFPPLLLIVDEWRSLRPDCPVLADALEHGFTDWRKLNFRMGLFSVQLERADLGVSKSAVSTVCLFNANENLARTWGYGGKEMLEALRALRVAGRGYCVVSGQTLQRYASLIALPNVSSALFREVLLDCRRDIRDRVRAGVVEADRESAKRAWNSLFTSAVPAVEGAQLPPLPMKPSGSSSPSSPAHARIEPADVRAYLAQKKEKKKTTYTEAERQEVLRLHFEESIPASRIAKTMGKDTNFYYEVRAILAEAAEAAEEQQEDDR, from the coding sequence GTGACCGAGTATGGCAAGTGGCTGCTAGCCGGCTGCATCTTGCTGCTGCTCTTGCTAGCCGTGATCGCGCTCTGGTCGGTGTTCTTCTGGCTGAGCCTGGTGCTGGTGTGCCTGGGCCTGGTGGTACTGGGCTTTCGGGTGTATGGGCTGGTCCATCTTGGCATCACCCAGGTGCAACTGCGCAATGCCGCCGTTGCCAAAGCCCGAGCTGAGGCCGACCAGCAGCAAGCTATTGCCGATCAGCAGCATGCCCAGGCTGCCGCGCTCTGGAATCAGAGGAAGATCATCCCCCAGCACGCCATTGGCATGATGCTTGATGAGCCAGGGCAGGCACAGCTCAATCAAGTCTGGACCTGGAGCCAGCAGGCCGGCACGCGCAAGACGGAGATCAATCTGCTCGATGGGCCAGAGGCTGAGGGACCAGCACTGCCCGTTGCGCCGGACTTCCGGGTGCTGCGGCGCGAGATTGGCCCGAACCATTTCCTGCTGGGCAAGTACCTGGAGCCGGACACCGGCAAGAGCGTGCCGCTGTGGGCCGCGCTGGATGACATCATCAGCCTGGTCACCATCGGGCCGCAGGGCGTGGGCAAGACAACCCTGGCGCGCAGCCTGGCGCTCCAGCAGGTGATGCACGCGGGCGAATTGCATGTCGTGGACTACTTCAACGATGTGGCGAGTGAGATGCGCGCCTTCTTCCCGCACTGCTACGCCGAGCCAGGCGAGACTGAAGCCTACGCTGGGGCGGTGCTGTTCCCAGAGATGGAGCGCCGCGCCGCGCTCTACCGCGCGGGCGAGCGACAGTTCCCGCCGCTCTTGCTCATCGTCGATGAGTGGCGCTCGCTGCGACCCGATTGTCCGGTGCTAGCCGATGCGCTGGAGCATGGCTTCACCGACTGGCGCAAGCTCAATTTTCGCATGGGCCTCTTCAGTGTGCAACTGGAGCGCGCCGATCTGGGCGTGAGCAAGAGCGCAGTCAGCACGGTCTGTCTGTTCAATGCCAACGAGAACCTGGCACGCACCTGGGGCTATGGTGGCAAGGAAATGCTGGAGGCGTTGCGAGCGCTGCGTGTCGCTGGGCGTGGGTATTGTGTGGTCAGCGGACAAACCTTGCAGCGCTACGCCTCGCTGATCGCGCTGCCCAACGTCTCCAGCGCGCTCTTTCGTGAGGTGTTGCTGGACTGCCGACGCGACATTCGAGATCGGGTTCGCGCTGGCGTCGTCGAAGCTGACCGGGAAAGCGCCAAGCGTGCCTGGAACAGCCTGTTTACGTCGGCAGTGCCAGCCGTCGAGGGGGCGCAGTTGCCTCCCCTACCGATGAAGCCGAGTGGCTCTTCTTCTCCTTCTTCTCCTGCGCACGCGCGCATAGAACCGGCGGATGTGCGCGCGTACCTGGCCCAGAAGAAGGAGAAGAAGAAGACCACCTATACCGAGGCCGAGCGTCAAGAGGTCTTGCGGCTGCATTTTGAGGAGAGCATCCCAGCCTCGCGCATCGCCAAAACGATGGGCAAGGATACTAACTTTTATTACGAGGTACGAGCGATTCTCGCCGAGGCTGCTGAGGCAGCAGAGGAGCAGCAAGAAGATGATCGTTGA